The Rhodopseudomonas palustris genome window below encodes:
- a CDS encoding motility protein A, producing the protein MDIATLIGLVAGAAVVSSLILMGGNFGMFYDVHAVIVIFGGSAAATLIRFPLSAMLHGLPLGAKFAFTMSNLSARDLVDELARIAEIARKSGPVGLEKVEADDPFLAKGIRYVADGYDLEFIRDNLERDRDNFLLHLNEGSKIYRAIGDCAPAFGMIGTLLGMVQMFSNMQDPSKLGPFMAVALLATLYGAVVANLICLPIADKLHGKLVDEETNRTLIIDGILMIRDSKSPTLVREMLLAYLPEKHRHEEDEGVPA; encoded by the coding sequence ATGGATATCGCCACACTTATCGGCCTGGTCGCGGGCGCTGCTGTCGTGTCGTCCCTCATTTTGATGGGCGGCAATTTCGGGATGTTCTACGACGTCCACGCGGTCATCGTCATTTTCGGCGGTTCGGCCGCGGCGACCCTGATCCGTTTTCCATTGTCGGCGATGTTGCACGGCCTGCCGCTCGGCGCCAAATTCGCCTTCACCATGAGTAACCTGTCGGCCCGCGACCTGGTCGACGAACTGGCCCGGATCGCCGAGATCGCCCGCAAATCCGGGCCGGTGGGGCTCGAAAAGGTGGAGGCCGACGATCCCTTTCTGGCGAAGGGTATCCGCTACGTCGCCGATGGTTACGACCTCGAATTCATCCGCGACAACCTCGAGCGCGATCGCGACAACTTCCTGCTGCACCTCAACGAGGGATCGAAGATCTATCGCGCGATCGGCGACTGCGCGCCGGCATTCGGCATGATCGGCACGCTGCTCGGCATGGTGCAGATGTTCTCCAACATGCAGGACCCCTCCAAGCTCGGCCCGTTCATGGCGGTCGCGCTGCTGGCGACGCTGTACGGCGCGGTCGTGGCGAACCTGATCTGTCTTCCGATCGCCGACAAGCTGCATGGCAAGCTGGTCGACGAGGAAACCAACCGCACGCTGATCATCGACGGAATTCTGATGATCCGGGACTCCAAGAGTCCGACCCTCGTCAGGGAAATGCTACTCGCCTATCTGCCGGAAAAGCACCGCCACGAGGAAGACGAAGGCGTGCCCGCTTAG
- a CDS encoding flagellar motor protein MotB has translation MAKKKREEAHGGHGWFVTFADLMALLLAFFVMLTAFSTQDKDKLKVVAGSMREAFGVQSDARYSGIIENDGLPTRGKVKNTEHVNPELSTAKPSPGEVSKDEGIQTKEDREFALASASLRQALQDMPEIAELSKNVMFEETKQGLNLEIMDQDGRAMFADGSKAPFERTRRLLQRLAGPLRASPLRLTIAGHTSAGLMSSRSDYNGFDLSADRANAVRQILEREGVPTSHFFAVTGRSDTQPLFPEDPAIAANRRVTITLMRESPALPPGLKP, from the coding sequence ATGGCCAAGAAGAAACGGGAGGAGGCACACGGCGGTCACGGCTGGTTCGTGACCTTCGCCGATCTGATGGCGCTGCTCCTGGCGTTCTTCGTCATGCTGACGGCATTCTCGACGCAGGACAAGGACAAGCTGAAGGTCGTCGCAGGCTCGATGCGCGAAGCGTTCGGCGTCCAGTCCGACGCCCGCTATTCAGGCATCATCGAAAACGACGGGCTGCCGACCCGCGGCAAGGTCAAGAACACCGAACACGTCAATCCCGAACTGTCGACCGCCAAGCCGTCGCCCGGCGAGGTCTCCAAGGACGAGGGCATCCAGACCAAGGAGGATCGCGAGTTCGCGCTCGCCTCGGCGTCGCTGCGGCAGGCGCTGCAGGACATGCCCGAAATCGCCGAGCTCTCCAAGAATGTGATGTTCGAAGAGACCAAGCAGGGCCTCAACCTCGAAATCATGGACCAGGACGGACGCGCGATGTTCGCCGACGGCTCCAAGGCTCCGTTCGAGCGCACACGGCGTCTGCTGCAGCGGCTCGCCGGGCCGCTTCGCGCCAGTCCGCTGCGGCTCACCATCGCCGGCCACACCTCGGCCGGGCTGATGTCGTCGCGAAGCGACTACAACGGCTTCGATCTGTCAGCGGATCGCGCCAATGCGGTGCGCCAGATCCTCGAACGCGAGGGCGTTCCGACCTCTCATTTCTTTGCGGTCACCGGCCGCTCCGACACCCAGCCGCTGTTCCCCGAGGACCCCGCGATCGCCGCCAACCGCCGGGTGACCATCACGCTGATGCGCGAAAGCCCCGCACTGCCGCCGGGGCTCAAGCCGTAA
- a CDS encoding rhodanese-like domain-containing protein, protein MVGQVEDLTPQDVAKGIAEGRYLLVDVREPNEVAAEAYPDAVVVPLSSFDPRAIPDPAGKQVVFACRSGKRSVTASQAAQMAGLAYDKHLAGGILGWKAAGLPTKPGG, encoded by the coding sequence GTGGTTGGCCAGGTTGAGGATTTGACGCCGCAGGACGTCGCCAAAGGGATCGCGGAGGGGCGCTATCTTCTGGTCGACGTGCGCGAGCCGAACGAAGTGGCGGCAGAAGCCTATCCGGACGCGGTGGTGGTTCCACTGTCGAGTTTCGATCCCAGGGCCATCCCCGATCCGGCCGGCAAGCAGGTCGTGTTCGCCTGCCGTTCCGGCAAACGCTCGGTGACCGCGTCGCAAGCGGCGCAGATGGCCGGCCTCGCCTATGACAAGCATCTCGCCGGCGGCATCCTCGGTTGGAAAGCGGCGGGCCTGCCGACCAAGCCCGGCGGCTGA
- a CDS encoding aminotransferase produces the protein MNRVFADLPVTVFEAMSQLARDNDAINLGQGFPDDPGPEDIRRAAADAVLNGYNQYPSMMGIPELRQAIAAHYAHWHGVNLDPMTEVMVTSGATEALASAILSVVSPGDEVIVFQPVYDSYLPIIRQAGGIPRLVRLEPPHWRVTEEALREVFSHKTKAIVFNNPLNPAAVVYPREDLELLARFCQEFDAVAICDEVWEHVTFDGLGHIPLIAIEGMRDRTIKIGSAGKIFSLTGWKVGFVCAAPSLLRVAAKVHQFLAFTTAPNLQVAVAYGLGKSDDYFLQMRKGLAKSRDRLAQGLSSIGFPVIQSQGTYFLTVDLSPLGLNETDEEFCKRIVNEYKVAAIPVSAFYEEEPVTSVVRFCFAKKDQTLDTALERLSDAVHRR, from the coding sequence ATGAACAGGGTCTTCGCCGATCTGCCCGTTACCGTGTTCGAGGCGATGTCGCAGCTCGCGCGCGACAACGACGCGATCAATCTCGGCCAGGGGTTCCCGGACGATCCGGGCCCGGAGGATATCCGCCGCGCCGCCGCGGATGCAGTGCTCAACGGCTACAACCAGTATCCCTCGATGATGGGGATCCCCGAGCTGCGGCAGGCGATCGCGGCCCATTACGCGCATTGGCACGGCGTCAATCTCGACCCGATGACCGAGGTGATGGTGACCTCGGGCGCGACCGAGGCACTGGCGAGTGCGATCCTGTCGGTGGTCTCGCCCGGCGACGAAGTCATCGTGTTCCAGCCGGTCTATGATTCCTACTTGCCGATCATCCGGCAGGCCGGCGGCATTCCGCGGCTGGTCCGGCTCGAGCCGCCGCATTGGCGCGTCACCGAGGAGGCGCTGCGCGAGGTCTTCAGTCACAAGACCAAGGCGATCGTGTTCAACAATCCGCTCAATCCCGCTGCGGTGGTCTATCCGCGCGAGGATCTCGAATTGCTGGCGCGGTTTTGCCAGGAGTTCGACGCGGTCGCGATCTGCGACGAGGTCTGGGAGCACGTCACCTTCGACGGCCTCGGCCACATCCCGCTGATTGCGATCGAGGGGATGCGCGACCGCACCATCAAGATCGGCTCGGCCGGCAAGATCTTTTCACTGACCGGCTGGAAGGTCGGCTTCGTCTGCGCCGCGCCGTCGCTGCTGAGGGTCGCGGCCAAGGTGCATCAGTTCCTCGCTTTCACCACGGCGCCCAATCTCCAGGTCGCGGTGGCGTACGGACTCGGCAAGAGCGACGATTACTTCCTGCAGATGCGCAAGGGCCTTGCCAAGAGCCGCGACCGGCTGGCGCAGGGGTTGTCCAGCATCGGCTTTCCGGTGATCCAGTCGCAGGGCACGTATTTCCTCACCGTCGATCTGTCGCCGCTCGGCCTCAACGAGACCGACGAGGAATTCTGCAAACGGATCGTCAACGAGTACAAGGTCGCCGCGATTCCGGTGTCGGCGTTCTACGAGGAAGAGCCGGTCACCTCGGTGGTGCGGTTCTGTTTCGCCAAGAAGGATCAGACGCTCGACACCGCTCTCGAGCGGCTGTCGGACGCGGTGCACAGGCGTTAG
- a CDS encoding polyamine ABC transporter substrate-binding protein, translated as MRHELFPRAWLVGVALALSTSLGAPALAQDRVVNFYNWSNYVAPGVLEEFTRETGIKVVYDTFDGNETLETKLLAGKSGYDVVVPTAYFLQRQIGAKVFQKLDPSKLPNLKNAWDVVTKKLALYDPGNQYAANYMWGTTGIGYNAAAVKRILGEGAAIDSWDIVFKPENLAKFKDCGVQMLDSADDILPAALTHLGLDPNSTRQTDLEKAADAVAKVRPSVRKFHSSEYLNALATGEICLVVGWSGDIKQAQARATEANNGVEIGYAIPKEGAQMFFDNLAIPADARNVAEAHELINFLYRPEIAARNSDFLSYANGNKASQEFVNARVLNDKTIYPDEAMQSRLFVITARDAATQRVINRLWTRVKTGR; from the coding sequence ATGCGACACGAATTGTTCCCGCGAGCGTGGCTTGTCGGTGTGGCCCTGGCACTGTCGACGAGCCTCGGCGCGCCGGCGCTGGCGCAGGATCGCGTGGTGAATTTCTACAACTGGTCGAACTACGTCGCGCCGGGCGTGCTGGAGGAGTTCACCCGCGAGACCGGGATCAAGGTGGTCTACGACACCTTCGACGGCAACGAGACGCTGGAGACCAAGCTGCTCGCCGGCAAGTCGGGTTACGATGTCGTGGTGCCGACCGCGTATTTCCTGCAGCGCCAGATCGGTGCGAAGGTGTTCCAGAAGCTCGATCCCTCGAAACTGCCGAACCTGAAGAACGCCTGGGACGTGGTGACGAAGAAGCTCGCGCTGTACGATCCCGGCAATCAATATGCCGCGAACTACATGTGGGGCACCACCGGGATCGGCTACAACGCCGCAGCGGTGAAGCGCATTCTCGGCGAGGGGGCGGCGATCGACAGCTGGGACATCGTGTTCAAGCCGGAGAATCTGGCGAAGTTCAAGGACTGCGGCGTGCAGATGTTGGACTCGGCCGACGATATCCTGCCCGCGGCGCTGACTCATCTCGGCCTCGATCCGAATTCGACCAGGCAGACCGATCTGGAGAAGGCCGCCGACGCCGTCGCCAAGGTTCGGCCGTCGGTGCGCAAATTTCACTCGTCCGAATATCTCAATGCGCTCGCGACCGGAGAGATCTGCCTGGTTGTCGGCTGGTCCGGCGACATCAAGCAGGCGCAAGCGCGCGCCACCGAAGCCAACAACGGCGTCGAGATCGGCTACGCGATCCCGAAGGAGGGAGCGCAGATGTTCTTCGACAATCTCGCGATCCCGGCCGACGCCAGGAACGTCGCCGAGGCGCACGAACTGATCAATTTCCTCTATCGCCCGGAGATCGCCGCGCGCAATTCCGACTTCCTGTCCTACGCCAACGGCAACAAGGCGAGCCAGGAGTTCGTCAACGCCCGCGTGCTGAACGACAAGACGATCTATCCGGACGAGGCGATGCAGTCGCGCCTGTTCGTCATCACCGCGCGCGACGCGGCGACGCAGCGGGTGATCAACCGGTTGTGGACGCGGGTCAAGACGGGACGGTGA
- a CDS encoding B12-binding domain-containing radical SAM protein encodes MELPRRARGDELLIPGKMLALRQRLRHLSARHDLATVIVSAFDHRTRVLPFILADTRMAPGGVRAIGSALVDVGFDKTRIVLQQWNRNFSPLHMRLDGRIPDLFLVSSMHLHSAECDRLIQEACRIEPDKRPLIIVGGPRIRYEPWHVFGADRNANWAADVAVTGEEYVFLELLDVLLSMRAAGESMRSVFARARDGGALDQIPGIVFGRTAPRGGPIEELVDTGVQRLLGDLDELPDSVHGYKLLEPPSNEMTLASHALPANRVRKHSPIAGIVMTAGCKFRCSYCPIPAYNQSQFRAKSGERIAEEIGQIATTFGLYNFFGADDNFFNNTKRTLDIAGTLARKARAGRPFCKIRIGTEVTVHDTVGMRDHLPLIREAGFAAVWLGVEDMTATLVKKAQDKDKTELAFRLLRENNILPMPMMMHHDSQPLVTWKSNYGLLNQIRLLRKAGSITTQVMMLTPAPGSKWYENVFDSGMAFSKAGDVAVEPHIMDGNYVVASKHPRPWIKQVNLLIAYTYFFNPVRFLSALIFSKSAGVFSSAETRTAEEVKDYSASKKMLRRAELRVRAHLIDAGAQIYGMIGLVQTYRRTAGWAWRLFRQDIQRYDRTPVSPIPMRGVGGKPSDHALPGTINFSDIGKPAVREASARDMAGTA; translated from the coding sequence ATGGAACTTCCCAGGCGTGCCCGTGGTGACGAACTACTGATTCCCGGCAAGATGCTGGCGCTGCGACAGCGGCTGCGACATCTTTCCGCAAGGCACGACCTCGCCACAGTCATCGTCAGCGCCTTCGATCATAGGACCCGTGTCCTACCCTTCATTCTGGCCGATACCCGCATGGCCCCCGGCGGCGTGCGGGCGATCGGTTCGGCGCTGGTCGATGTCGGCTTCGACAAGACGCGGATCGTTCTGCAGCAATGGAACCGCAACTTCAGTCCGTTGCACATGCGCCTCGATGGCCGCATCCCGGATCTGTTCCTGGTTTCGAGCATGCACCTGCATTCGGCGGAATGCGACCGGCTGATCCAGGAAGCCTGCCGGATCGAGCCCGACAAGCGGCCGCTGATCATCGTGGGCGGTCCGCGGATCCGGTACGAGCCCTGGCACGTCTTCGGCGCAGATCGGAACGCGAACTGGGCCGCGGACGTGGCCGTCACCGGCGAGGAATATGTCTTCCTCGAACTGCTGGACGTCCTGCTGTCGATGCGGGCGGCCGGCGAATCGATGCGGTCGGTGTTCGCACGCGCACGCGACGGCGGCGCACTCGATCAGATTCCGGGGATCGTCTTCGGCCGCACTGCGCCGCGCGGCGGACCGATCGAGGAACTGGTGGACACCGGCGTGCAGCGTCTTCTCGGCGATCTCGACGAGCTTCCGGACTCGGTGCACGGCTACAAACTGCTGGAGCCGCCCAGCAACGAGATGACGCTGGCAAGCCATGCGTTGCCCGCCAATCGCGTGAGAAAGCACAGCCCGATCGCCGGGATCGTCATGACGGCCGGCTGCAAGTTTCGTTGTTCGTACTGTCCGATTCCCGCTTACAATCAGTCGCAGTTTCGGGCCAAGAGCGGCGAACGCATCGCTGAGGAAATCGGGCAGATCGCCACCACTTTCGGCCTTTATAATTTCTTCGGCGCCGACGACAATTTCTTCAACAACACCAAACGCACGCTCGATATTGCCGGAACCCTCGCCCGCAAGGCCCGGGCCGGCCGACCGTTCTGCAAGATCCGGATCGGAACCGAAGTCACGGTGCACGACACGGTCGGGATGCGCGATCACCTGCCGCTGATCAGGGAGGCGGGATTCGCGGCAGTGTGGCTCGGCGTCGAGGACATGACGGCGACGCTGGTCAAGAAGGCGCAGGACAAGGACAAGACCGAACTCGCATTCCGATTGCTGCGCGAGAACAACATTCTGCCGATGCCGATGATGATGCACCACGACAGCCAGCCGCTGGTGACATGGAAGTCGAACTACGGTCTTCTCAACCAGATCAGGTTGCTGCGGAAGGCCGGATCGATCACCACGCAAGTGATGATGCTGACGCCGGCCCCCGGATCGAAATGGTACGAGAACGTGTTCGATTCGGGGATGGCTTTCAGCAAGGCGGGCGACGTCGCGGTCGAGCCCCACATCATGGACGGCAACTATGTCGTCGCCTCGAAACATCCCCGCCCCTGGATCAAGCAGGTCAATCTGCTGATCGCCTACACCTATTTCTTCAATCCGGTTCGCTTTCTAAGCGCGCTGATATTCTCGAAGTCGGCGGGGGTGTTCTCGAGCGCCGAAACGAGGACGGCGGAAGAGGTCAAGGATTACTCGGCCTCCAAGAAGATGCTGCGCCGCGCCGAGCTCAGGGTGCGGGCCCATCTGATCGATGCCGGCGCGCAGATCTACGGCATGATCGGACTGGTCCAGACCTACCGCCGAACGGCGGGATGGGCATGGCGGCTGTTTCGGCAAGATATCCAACGATATGATCGCACGCCCGTCAGTCCGATTCCGATGCGCGGCGTCGGCGGCAAGCCGTCCGATCACGCGCTCCCCGGCACGATCAATTTCAGCGATATCGGAAAGCCTGCCGTTCGCGAAGCGTCCGCGCGGGACATGGCGGGGACTGCCTGA
- a CDS encoding diguanylate cyclase, translated as MRVAEAITMQSGQGPVEETESSNGSNADPVGFARLNRELTEAKQALETLYSALDNVDSGLLILDQDLRAIYSNPVLHVMFRANSTEEIRTERPRYADMLGAAAQAVAVNLEDYVERRLAWVRSGDPRPMDLTMADGTTLRCHLAVLPGGGRMLIYSNVTDIVRNAQELERLATTDGMTGVYNRRHFMTLANREWARARHNGWPVSFLMIDIDYFKSINDGFGHQVGDDVIVHLANLARGCKRQYDVLARIGGEEFALLMPETDLQQARIVAERLRREVAANAMVVASRPVSATVSIGVATSTPAMHEVSDLVTAADRALYDAKHAGRNRVICRVQRECAPSVAVFHSDPQYEQAGIDVEDDSNRTHQADRLPERARLTAPSSPASTAGR; from the coding sequence ATGCGCGTCGCGGAGGCGATCACCATGCAGAGTGGTCAAGGACCGGTGGAGGAAACGGAAAGCTCGAACGGATCGAACGCGGATCCGGTAGGATTCGCGCGCCTGAATCGCGAGCTCACCGAAGCCAAGCAGGCCCTCGAGACGCTCTACAGCGCCCTCGACAACGTCGATAGCGGCCTGCTGATCCTCGACCAAGACCTCCGCGCGATCTACAGCAATCCGGTGCTTCACGTGATGTTCAGGGCCAACAGCACGGAGGAGATCCGGACGGAGCGACCGCGATATGCGGACATGCTCGGTGCCGCTGCCCAGGCGGTCGCGGTGAACCTCGAAGACTACGTCGAGCGGCGCCTGGCATGGGTCCGGTCCGGCGATCCGAGACCGATGGATCTGACGATGGCGGACGGGACGACGCTGCGCTGTCACCTAGCCGTCCTGCCCGGCGGTGGGCGAATGCTGATCTACAGCAATGTCACCGACATCGTGCGAAATGCGCAGGAACTCGAGCGGCTGGCGACGACGGACGGCATGACGGGCGTCTACAATCGCCGCCACTTTATGACCCTGGCGAATCGTGAGTGGGCCAGAGCTCGTCACAATGGATGGCCGGTGTCGTTCCTGATGATCGACATCGATTACTTCAAATCGATCAACGACGGTTTCGGCCACCAGGTGGGCGACGACGTCATCGTGCACCTGGCGAACCTCGCGCGCGGCTGCAAGCGTCAATACGACGTTCTCGCGCGGATCGGCGGCGAAGAGTTCGCTCTGCTGATGCCGGAAACGGATTTGCAACAGGCAAGGATCGTCGCGGAGCGATTGCGGCGAGAGGTCGCCGCGAACGCGATGGTGGTGGCCTCGCGCCCGGTCTCAGCCACGGTCAGCATCGGCGTTGCGACTTCTACGCCGGCGATGCACGAGGTATCCGATCTGGTCACGGCGGCAGATCGAGCTCTCTACGACGCAAAGCACGCCGGCCGCAATCGGGTGATCTGCCGCGTTCAGCGCGAATGCGCGCCGAGCGTTGCGGTGTTTCATTCTGATCCTCAGTACGAACAGGCGGGCATCGATGTGGAAGACGATTCCAACCGAACCCATCAGGCAGATCGGCTGCCGGAACGGGCTCGCCTGACCGCCCCGTCCTCACCCGCATCCACAGCCGGTCGATGA
- a CDS encoding lipid A biosynthesis lauroyl acyltransferase, with protein MKLHLLRAKLRAQRAAKTAAGNVAGSAAIGALHLARKFDPTKTADFFGALVRKLGPRLPEQRIGRANLTAAFPEKSPEEIEAILAGVWDNLGRAGAEFAHLDSVWDYDPEHPEQSRVEVTPRSLELFEQLRTDGKPALIFASHLGNWELPAVAAVAHGLDTAVLYRRPNIAAADRIVEEIRSVKMGQLVAAGGTAPFKLAQALQEGKHVGMLIDQHYTRGVDVTFFGRTCKANPMLARLLRQIDCPLHGARVIRLPGHRFRAELTEQIQPVRDADGQIDIQGTMQAATSVIEGWIRETPEQWLWLHRRWR; from the coding sequence ATGAAACTACACCTGCTCCGCGCCAAGCTGCGTGCGCAACGCGCGGCCAAGACGGCTGCCGGTAATGTCGCCGGCTCGGCGGCGATCGGGGCATTGCATCTGGCGCGGAAATTCGATCCGACCAAGACCGCCGACTTCTTCGGCGCCCTGGTGCGCAAGCTCGGCCCGCGATTGCCCGAGCAGCGGATCGGCCGCGCCAATCTCACCGCCGCCTTCCCCGAGAAGTCGCCCGAGGAGATCGAGGCGATCCTCGCCGGCGTCTGGGACAATCTCGGCCGCGCCGGGGCGGAATTCGCGCATCTGGATTCGGTGTGGGATTACGACCCCGAACATCCGGAGCAAAGCCGCGTCGAAGTCACACCCCGCTCGCTCGAATTGTTCGAGCAGCTCCGCACCGACGGCAAGCCGGCGCTGATCTTCGCCAGCCACCTCGGCAATTGGGAACTGCCCGCCGTCGCTGCCGTCGCGCATGGACTCGACACCGCGGTGCTGTATCGCCGGCCGAACATCGCAGCCGCGGATCGGATCGTCGAGGAAATCCGCTCGGTCAAGATGGGCCAACTCGTCGCCGCCGGCGGCACCGCGCCGTTCAAGCTGGCGCAGGCCCTGCAAGAGGGCAAGCACGTCGGCATGCTGATCGATCAGCACTACACCAGGGGCGTCGACGTCACCTTCTTCGGCCGCACCTGCAAGGCCAACCCGATGCTCGCGCGACTGCTGCGCCAGATCGACTGCCCGCTGCACGGCGCCCGCGTCATCCGCCTGCCCGGCCATCGTTTCCGCGCCGAACTCACCGAACAGATCCAACCCGTGCGCGACGCCGACGGCCAGATCGACATCCAAGGCACGATGCAGGCGGCGACGTCGGTGATCGAAGGCTGGATCCGCGAGACGCCCGAGCAGTGGCTGTGGCTGCATCGACGGTGGCGCTAG
- a CDS encoding zinc-binding dehydrogenase produces the protein MRALTLVADRDLAVSDLPPPPPPAAGEVQIRVAAVALNHIDVWGYRGMAFVKRKLPIVVGAEASGTIEAVGDGVTRFAPGQKVVMYGALTCGHCKPCLEGRDNFCENVGGLIGFHVDGFARELMNIPARLVIPVPDGVSLRDAACAPIAFSTVQHMLFDNAKLQPGETILVHAGGSGIGTVAIMMAKAIGCTVITTVGDDSKIEGVKKLGADYVINYRNDRFEHETRKITKKKGVDVVFEHVGADTFNGSLLVMKRGGRLVTCGSTSGPTATINLMQLFQQQYRIFGSFGATMKNIAESLDKMAAGMLPVIDTEVPLDDVGAALKRMESRQVFGKIIVHF, from the coding sequence ATGCGCGCGCTCACTCTCGTTGCCGATCGCGATCTCGCGGTCTCCGATCTGCCGCCTCCCCCGCCGCCCGCGGCCGGCGAGGTGCAGATCCGCGTCGCCGCGGTCGCGCTCAACCACATCGACGTCTGGGGCTATCGCGGCATGGCCTTCGTCAAGCGCAAGCTGCCGATCGTGGTCGGCGCCGAAGCGTCGGGCACGATCGAGGCGGTCGGCGACGGCGTCACGCGCTTTGCACCCGGTCAGAAAGTCGTGATGTATGGCGCGCTGACCTGCGGCCACTGCAAGCCGTGCCTCGAAGGCCGCGATAATTTCTGTGAGAATGTCGGCGGACTGATCGGCTTCCACGTCGACGGCTTCGCGCGCGAACTGATGAACATCCCGGCTCGGCTGGTGATCCCGGTGCCGGACGGCGTCAGCCTGCGCGACGCCGCCTGCGCGCCGATCGCGTTCTCCACCGTGCAGCACATGCTGTTCGACAACGCCAAACTGCAGCCGGGAGAGACCATTCTGGTGCATGCCGGCGGCTCGGGCATCGGCACCGTCGCGATCATGATGGCCAAGGCGATCGGCTGCACCGTGATCACCACGGTCGGCGACGACAGCAAGATCGAAGGCGTCAAGAAGCTCGGCGCGGACTACGTCATCAACTACCGCAACGACCGCTTCGAGCACGAGACGCGAAAGATCACCAAGAAGAAGGGCGTCGACGTCGTGTTCGAACACGTCGGCGCCGACACCTTCAACGGCTCGCTGCTGGTGATGAAGCGCGGCGGCAGGCTCGTGACCTGCGGCTCGACCTCGGGCCCGACCGCGACCATCAATCTGATGCAGCTGTTCCAGCAGCAGTACCGCATCTTCGGCTCGTTCGGCGCGACGATGAAGAACATCGCCGAAAGCCTCGACAAGATGGCCGCAGGGATGCTGCCGGTGATCGACACCGAGGTGCCGCTCGACGACGTCGGCGCCGCACTGAAGCGGATGGAAAGCCGCCAGGTGTTCGGCAAGATCATCGTCCACTTCTGA